From Pseudomonas arsenicoxydans:
GGTAGTGGCGCCACTGCTTTAACGCTCAGCCCTGATTCTTCAGTAAGGCTGAGCGCCTCTTCGCGGGCTTGCCCGCGAAGGCGTAATAACAGGCAACAGATGAATCAGGCCTTGTTCAGAGCCTGAGCTGCAGCCAAAACCGCATCAACATGCCCTGGGACCTTCACGCCACGCCATTCCTGGCGCAGCACACCCTCCTTGTCGATCAGGAAAGTGCTGCGATCAACGCCCATGTATTCCTTGCCATACAGCTTCTTCAGCTTGATCACATCGAACAACTGGCACAGCGCTTCTTCCTTGTCGCTGATCAGCTCGAAGGTGAACGCCTGCTTGGCCTTAAAGTTTTCGTGGGATTTGAGGCTGTCACGCGACACGCCGAATACTTCGGTGTTGGCCGCCTTGAAGGCTTCAAGTTGATCGCGAAAGCCTTGACCCTGAGTCGTGCAGCCCGGGGTGCTGTCCTTCGGATAGAAGTAGATCACCACTTGCTTGCCCTTGAGGCTTGCGAGGCTGATGGTCTGCCCGCTGGTGGCGGGTGCTTCGAAGTCGGCAACCGGTTGGTCGATGGCAACAGCCATGAAAGCTTCCTTACATTGGGTTTTGTGGGCGCCACGGTTCGATCAGGGCGTCGAGGTTCAGCGCGTCGGCGAAATCCAGGAACTGATCGCGCAGCCAGCTGATTTGCACGCCTGCAGGCAAGGTCACGGTAAACGTGGCATTGAGCATGGTGCCGCCGGTTTGCGGCGCCTGATACGTGTCGCACGTAAGGTTTTCCAGTTCGACGTTGTGATCCATGAAGAACTGGCACAGCTCGTTGATGATGTCCGAGCGATAGGCCGAGCTGACATAAGCGACGTACGGCAAGGCCTGTGGACGGTTCTCCAAGGCCGCGCTGCGCACCACGTTAACGGTGAAGGCGTGCTTCTTGGCGAGGCTCGACAGGCTGCCTTCGAGGCGCGCCAGGGCGTCCCAGCTGCCGGAGATCTCAAGAACCAACGCGCTGCACTCGCCATGTCGGGTCAGGCGAGAGGTGACCACGGCGCAGCGATTTTCATGGCTGGCGCGGCACAGGACGTTAGTCAGCTCCATGGGGTTGGCGCCGAGGGCACTGATGACAAGGAATTGTTCGCGAACTGTGGGGGTGGACATGCAGCATTCCTAAAGCGATGAGCGGTCGATACCTTAATGGGCTTTTTTACCGGGGACGAGCCTGCGGATGCGAATTCAGAAAACCCGAGCCGGAAGGTTGCAACGTGCTCCAGAGTGGCAGGAGCGAGGGGCGGCAACGCTGGATCGGGGCTTGTGATGCCGAAAATGGAGGCTGGAACCCGGCGTACGAGCTTATCAGTACCGATCAAAGTCTGAAGGGTAGCGAAAAGCAGCGCCAAGGGGAATGGCAGCAGCGCAGTACTTCGCTTGTACAAGCATCTTGGCGCCAGTACCATTACGGCTCTCTTTTTCCGGCAGGAGCGGTTGCATGATTGCGGGCAGTATGGTGGCACTGGTCAC
This genomic window contains:
- a CDS encoding peroxiredoxin — its product is MAVAIDQPVADFEAPATSGQTISLASLKGKQVVIYFYPKDSTPGCTTQGQGFRDQLEAFKAANTEVFGVSRDSLKSHENFKAKQAFTFELISDKEEALCQLFDVIKLKKLYGKEYMGVDRSTFLIDKEGVLRQEWRGVKVPGHVDAVLAAAQALNKA
- a CDS encoding glycine cleavage system protein R; protein product: MSTPTVREQFLVISALGANPMELTNVLCRASHENRCAVVTSRLTRHGECSALVLEISGSWDALARLEGSLSSLAKKHAFTVNVVRSAALENRPQALPYVAYVSSAYRSDIINELCQFFMDHNVELENLTCDTYQAPQTGGTMLNATFTVTLPAGVQISWLRDQFLDFADALNLDALIEPWRPQNPM